The Papaver somniferum cultivar HN1 chromosome 3, ASM357369v1, whole genome shotgun sequence genome includes a region encoding these proteins:
- the LOC113355122 gene encoding F-box protein At5g49610-like, translated as MNSSDSEKGFFPEEVILQILARLPIKSLYKCKSVCKNWYRIPSQNYFITLYNDISSKNPMILVEVIKSFYVKSSYICVDRFKGVGEFSLDFIKSDRVKVRASCNGLLCCASIPNKGVYYVCNPMTKEYKLLPKTRERPMTRFHPDDEATLVGLGVDMVKGKFNVVLAGFYRPFGRRPLDSFVCLVYDSEVNCWKRSVTSLNEEFTHMNKNQVVFVNGYLHWLTYSCMYVLVFDIENDVWSKILLPKEVVNGCGHRVHLLELDGFLSMVQISDSWMTIWVLKDYAEEEWYETDKVSLRCIKGLVPSVFPISQTSEFVLLATQRQILVYHRKSRFWKEMYSAKNSSTYPLWFSAHAFKSTIFSCRDGAVDNSS; from the coding sequence aTGAATTCATCAGATTCAGAAAAAGGGTTTTTCCCAGAAGAAGTAATACTTCAAAtccttgcaagattaccaatcaAATCACTATACAAATGTAAATCAGTTTGTAAAAATTGGTACAGGATACCTTCACAGAATTACTTTATTACCCTTTACAATGATATCTCATCGAAGAATCCAATGATACTAGTTGAAGTCATCAAATCATTTTATGTCAAATCTAGTTATATATGTGTTGATAGATTTAAAGGTGTTGGTGAATTTTCTTTGGATTTTATTAAGAGTGACAGGGTTAAAGTCAGAGCATCATGTAATGGGTTGTTATGTTGTGCTAGTATTCCTAATAAGGGGGTTTACTATGTTTGTAATCCAATGACTAAAGAATATAAGTTGTTGCCGAAGACTCGAGAGAGGCCTATGACTAGGTTTCATCCTGATGATGAAGCTACATTAGTTGGTTTGGGTGTGGATATGGTTAAAGGGAAGTTTAATGTTGTTTTGGCGGGGTTTTATCGTCCGTTTGGTAGGAGACCGCTTGATTCATTTGTTTGCTTGGTGTATGATTCTGAGGTGAATTGTTGGAAAAGATCTGTTACCTCGTTGAATGAGGAGTTTACACATATGAATAAGAATCAAGTTGTGTTTGTGAATGGATATTTGCATTGGTTGACATATAGTTGTATGTATGTACTTGTGTTTGATATTGAAAATGATGTTTGGAGTAAGATTTTGTTGCCTAAAGAAGTAGTGAATGGGTGTGGACACAGAGTTCATTTGTTGGAGTTAGATGGATTTTTGTCAATGGTTCAGATTTCGGATTCCTGGATGACAATTTGGGTGTTGAAAGATTATGCAGAAGAAGAATGGTATGAGACGGATAAAGTGAGTCTCAGGTGTATCAAAGGACTTGTACCGAGTGTTTTTCCAATTAGTCAGACCAGTGAATTTGTATTATTGGCAACTCAAAGACAGATATTGGTCTATCATCGAAAGAGTCGATTCTGGAAGGAAATGTATTCTGCGAAGAACAGTTCGACTTATCCATTATGGTTCTCGGCCCATGCTTTCAAAAGCACTATCTTCTCTTGTCGTGATGGTGCTGTGGACAACTCTTCTTAA
- the LOC113358897 gene encoding senescence/dehydration-associated protein At4g35985, chloroplastic-like, which yields MMFFSFLSKSLPSSNKPSPENTFESSPVTTTSKEELLLQIPGCTVNLVQEGEAEEIAKGNFNLAKLSAESVTLAIQIKVGDELQWPLTKEEPVVKLNELNYLFPLSMEDMNLTYGVSFSQQSGSGLTDLDSFLKEHSCFSGVSSSSPSETTSNTRALNWAELAPKIEKYSAILAQVMPGRTGEIIKGISRLSNACTQQVAKGGAMVITEATEETKADLETETNKSSKKTTNSKKRCVLSKGLARVRAVSENTEKRSKTVLNIIEMGTGSAVGPISSHAGGEILATGPGKVLLDSIGAFSNFMDAAEAAEKKALSASSKAATKMVSERFGESAGEVTEDVFAIAGHAPSTAFNIVKIRKAVDPASSFSSAMVKNAIRMNL from the exons ATGATGTTCTTCAGTTTTCTTAGTAAGAGTCTACCATCTTCGAACAAACCCTCGCCTGAAAATACATTTGAATCATCCCCAGTTACCACAACATCCAAAGAAGAACTGCTGTTACAAATCCCCGGATGCACCGTTAATTTGGTTCAAGAAGGAGAAGCTGAAGAAATCGCAAAAGGAAACTTCAATCTTGCTAAGCTTTCTGCTGAGAGTGTAACTTTAGCTATTCAAATTAAGGTTGGTGATGAACTTCAGTGGCCTTTAACAAAAGAAGAGCCAGTGGTGAAACTTAACGAGCTTAATTACTTATTTCCGTTGTCGATGGAAGATATGAATCTTACCTATGGTGTTTCTTTCTCACAACAATCTGGTAGTGGTTTGACTGATCTTGATTCATTTCTTAAAGAACACTCTTGCTTCTCTGGGGTTTCATCTTCCAGTCCTTCGGAAACTACTTCGAATACTCGGGCTCTTAATTGGGCAGAGCTTGCACCAAAGATTGAAAAGTACAGTGCAATCTTGGCACAAGTAATGCCAGGCAGAACCGGTGAGATTATTAAAGGGATTTCAAGGTTGAGCAATGCCTGCACCCAACAG GTTGCAAAGGGAGGAGCAATGGTTATAACCGAAGCAACTGAGGAAACGAAGGCTGACCTTGAAACTGAAACCAACAAGAGCAGCAAGAAAACCACAAATAGTAAGAAGAGGTGTGTACTCAGTAAGGGCTTAGCAAG GGTGAGGGCAGTTTCAGAGAACACAGAGAAAAGGAGCAAGACTGTGCTTAATATCATCGAGATGGGCACTGGATCAGCAGTTGGACCAATCAGCTCCCATGCAGGGGGGGAAATTCTAGCCACAGGACCTGGAAAGGTCCTCTTGGATTCTATTGGTGCTTTCA GCAACTTTATGGATGCAGCTGAAGCTGCCGAAAAAAAAGCTCTTTCTGCCTCATCCAAAGCTGCAACCAAAATGGTCAGCGAAAG ATTTGGAGAAAGTGCAGGGGAGGTAACAGAAGATGTATTTGCCATTGCAGGGCATGCTCCAAGCACTGCTTTCAACATTGTAAAAATCCGAAAAGCAGTCGACCCTGCATCCTCTTTTTCCTCGGCAATGGTGAAGAATGCAATAAGAATGAACCTATGA
- the LOC113360841 gene encoding uncharacterized protein LOC113360841 isoform X2 — protein MKLTRSGTDHFCQWMIKRLRSGLHMSSLVFSLSLFLCLRREQPEDNTFQDTDSRERQANRISTESLDTYHLPSSFSFKYSSNAFVHLSAFFEAQANRFWSFFCFLFTSVSVSRRSLGVKTAFDLNSRRLSSAAAFNSSFWCLTDSFSSSEVARSCADINLDHMACNSRSLGSDGSI, from the exons ATGAAGCTCACACG AAGTGGAACAGATCATTTCTGTCAATGGATGATAAAGAGGCTAAGGAGTGGGTTACACATGTCAAGCTTGGTCTTCTCATTATCTTTGTTTCTATGCCTGAGGAGGGAACAACCTGAAGATAATACTTTTCAG GACACTGATTCCAGAGAGCGTCAAGCAAATAGAATAAGCACAGAGAGCCTAGACACTTATCATTTGCCATCCTCTTTCTCTTTTAAATACTCGTCAAATGCCTTTGTCCACTTGTCAGCGTTCTTTGAGGCCCAAGCCAACCGTTTCTGGAGTTTCTTCTGCTTCTTATTCACCTCAGTAAGTGTTAGCCGCCGCAGTCTCGGAGTAAAGACCGCCTTTGATCTCAACTCTCGCAGGCTCTCTTCAGCTGCAGCCTTCAACTCTTCTTTCTGGTGCTTGACTGATAGTTTTTCCTCCTCGGAAGTGGCACGATCTTGTGCCGACATCAATCTTGACCACATGGCTTGTAATTCCAGGTCCTTGGGTTCCGACGGATCAATATGA
- the LOC113360841 gene encoding uncharacterized protein LOC113360841 isoform X1, with the protein MMIISWKPWSTSKNCTNIRSSQRSGTDHFCQWMIKRLRSGLHMSSLVFSLSLFLCLRREQPEDNTFQDTDSRERQANRISTESLDTYHLPSSFSFKYSSNAFVHLSAFFEAQANRFWSFFCFLFTSVSVSRRSLGVKTAFDLNSRRLSSAAAFNSSFWCLTDSFSSSEVARSCADINLDHMACNSRSLGSDGSI; encoded by the exons ATGATGATAATCAGTTGGAAGCCGTGGAGTACGTCGAAGAATTGTACAAATATTAGAAGCTCGCAGAG AAGTGGAACAGATCATTTCTGTCAATGGATGATAAAGAGGCTAAGGAGTGGGTTACACATGTCAAGCTTGGTCTTCTCATTATCTTTGTTTCTATGCCTGAGGAGGGAACAACCTGAAGATAATACTTTTCAG GACACTGATTCCAGAGAGCGTCAAGCAAATAGAATAAGCACAGAGAGCCTAGACACTTATCATTTGCCATCCTCTTTCTCTTTTAAATACTCGTCAAATGCCTTTGTCCACTTGTCAGCGTTCTTTGAGGCCCAAGCCAACCGTTTCTGGAGTTTCTTCTGCTTCTTATTCACCTCAGTAAGTGTTAGCCGCCGCAGTCTCGGAGTAAAGACCGCCTTTGATCTCAACTCTCGCAGGCTCTCTTCAGCTGCAGCCTTCAACTCTTCTTTCTGGTGCTTGACTGATAGTTTTTCCTCCTCGGAAGTGGCACGATCTTGTGCCGACATCAATCTTGACCACATGGCTTGTAATTCCAGGTCCTTGGGTTCCGACGGATCAATATGA